A region of the Arthrobacter sp. FW306-07-I genome:
CGTGGGGGAAGCGCTCGCAGGAAGGCGCGACGACGCCTTCCTCGCCACCAAGTTCTTCATGCCCATGGACGAGAAGGACCCCAACCAGCGCGGCGGCTCCCGCCGGTGGATCATGCGCGAGGTGGAGAACTCCCTGCGCCGCCTGAACACCGACTACATCGACCTCTACCAGGTGCACCGGCCCAGCCCGGACACCGATGTGGAGGAGACCCTGGGTGCCCTCACCGACCTGGTCCGCCAGGGCAAGGTGCGGTACATCGGTTCCTCGTCCTACTCTGGCTCGCAAATCGTGGAGGCGCAGTGGGCCTCCCGCCAGCGCAACCTGGAGCGGTTCGTCACCGAGCAGCCGCCCTACTCCATCCTGGTCCGCGGCATCGAGGAGGATGTCCTTCCCACGGTGCAGCGGCACGGGATGGGCACCCTCACCTACAGCCCGCTGGCCGGCGGCTGGCTTTCGGGCCGGTGGCGGAAGGACTCGGCGTCCCGGCCCACGTCGTCAGCGCGGCCGAGTGCCCGGTTCGACATGACGCAGCCGGCCAACCAGCGCAAGCTCGACATCGTGGAGGAGCTGGCCCAGGTGGCCGAATGGGCAGGCGTCACACTCATCGAGATGGCCATCGCGTTCGTCATCAACCACCCCGGCGTCACCTCCGCCATCGTCGGCCCGCGCACCATGGAGCAGCTGGAGTCCTACCTCCCGGCCGCGGACACCGTCCTGGCCCCCGAGGTGCTGGACCGCATCGACCAGCTGGTCGCCCCCGGCGTCACCGTCAACCCGGACGACAACAGCTACGGCGCCCACGAACTGACGCCCAACGCACGACGGCGGCACCGGCACTAAGTGCCTGCCCCCGCCAAATCCCCCACGAAAGGAAATACCAATGGCAACATGGCTCATCACAGGCTGCTCCACCGGACTTGGCCGGGCGCTCGCGGAGGCCGTGCTCGCGTCCGGGCACAACGCCGTCGTCACCGCCCGGAACGTGGACACGGTGCAGGACATCACTGCCGGCTTCCCGGACACCGCGCTCCCCCTGGCCCTCGACGTCACCGACAAGGCGCAGATCGCCGCAGCGGTGAAGCAGGCGGAGGAGAAGTTCGGCAGCATCGACGTGCTGGTCAACAACGCCGGCTACGGCTACCGGGCGGCAGTGGAGGAAGCGGACGACGGCGACATCCGGCGTTTGTTCGACACGAACTTTTTCGGGGCAGTGGACATGGTCAAGGCAGTCTTGCCGGGCATGCGCGCCAACAAGGCCGGCTCCATCCTGAACATTTCGTCCATCGGCGCACGGATCACACCGCCCGGCTCCGGCTACTACGCGGCCACCAAGGCTGCGCTGGAAGGCATGTCGGGGTCGCTCCGCAGCGAGCTGAAGCCGCTGGGCATCAACGTCACCGCCATCGAGCCCGGCGGCTTCCGCACCGACTTCGCCGGCCGCTCGCTCACGCAGTCCGCTTCGGCGATCGGTGACTACGCGGACACCGCGGGCAGGCGCCGCAAGGAACACGACACCGCGCACGGCAACCAGCCCGGCGACCCGGACAAGGCAGCAAGGGCGATCATCGCCGTCGTGGAATCCCCCAACCCGCCGGGCCTGCTGGTCCTAGGCACGGACGCGTTCGGCGCCTTCGGCAAGGTGGCGGAAGCACAGCGCGCCGAGCTTGAGCAGTGGCAGGAGCTGAGCACCAGCACCGACATCACGGACTGACCCTGCTGCTGGCTTGGCCCGCCACCGTGCATTCCCGCCCAGTTGCTCTTCCGCTTTTCCCGGACCGCGCCGTGGCTGACGGCGTGTCCAGGCCCGGGTACCGGAGCGGCCGGGAGTAACTGGGCTGGAGTGCGGGGAACCGAATATGGGCAGGCGCGTCGCCGGGGATCGACGGGTACTCGGACCCTACCTACCGGGCCGGAATGCGCCAAGAATCGCAAGTACCAACGCGAGGAAGGGCTTCGGCGATGATGTGGGGTTATGGGCAGGGCGCAGGGTGGTGGCTCTGGGCCATCCTGACGCTCCTGGGCATTGCGCTGCTCGTCATCGTGGCCGTGCGGGTTTTCGGCGGTGGTATCCGGAGCGGCGGGCAGGGGCGGGAAGGGCCGCCGGCATCGACGGCGCGGCAGATCCTCGATGAGCGCTTCGCGAGGGGTGAACTGACCGCGGAGCAGTACCGCGAACAGCTCAGGGTGCTCGGCGAGGGCCGGTAGTGCGCCCCATAAGCCGCCGGCAGGCGCTCCTCCTCGGCGGGCTGGGGGCTGCGGGCACTGTGGCAGGCGGAGCCGGCCTGATCTGGTCCCTGTCCTCCCCCGCCGCCCGGCCCCCTGGCGGCAACCTGATCCAGCCGGAAGAACTCCGGAGCGGGAACGGGCAACTGCCGGTTCGGCTCGCAGCCGGCCCTGCGCAGGTCCAGCTGGGCGGGCGGCAGGCCACGGCGCTCGCGTACAACGGCAGCGTGCCCGGGCCCACCCTTCGCCTCAAGGCTGGGGACACCCTCAGGATAAGTCTCGCCAACGGCATGTCCCAGCCCACCAACCTGCACGTGCACGGCCTCCACGTGTCGCCCGAGAACAATGGGGACAACGTGTTCGCTGCCGTCGCGCCAGGCACTTCCTTCGACTACGAATACCGGCTGCCCGCGGATCATCCGCCCGGCCTGTACTGGTACCACCCCCATCATCACGGGATGGTGGCCGACCAGGTCTTCGCCGGGCTCTATGGAGCCATCATCGTGGAGGACCCTGAGCCAATCGAGGCCAGCGCCGAGTGTGTGCTGGTGGTATCGGACACCTCGGTGGACGGTCTGGGGAACATCAGCGCCACGTCAGCGATGGGGCGGATGGCGGGCCGGGAGGGCGAACTGCTCCTGGTGAACGGCCAAATCAACCCCCAGTTCACTTCCCGTCCCGGGCAGCGGGAACGGTGGCGCGTCGTCAACGCCTGTGTAGCGCGCTACCTGCAGCTGCGGCTGGACGGGCAGCAAATGCAGCTGCTGGGCATGGACTCCGGCCGGCTCGGCGAACCGCGGCAGGTGGAAGATCTGGTGCTGACCCCCGGTAGCCGGGCTGACCTGCTGATCACCACCAAGGCCGGCACCTCCTCTTTGCGCGCGTTCCAGTACAACCGCGGCAGCACCGCCGGGATGATGGGCCAGGGGCCTGGGCCGCTTGGACCCGCAGAGCCGGCCGACGGCGTGGCGCTGGCTTCTTTCCAGGTGGCCGGCGAAGCTGCCCCTCCCCAGGCAGCAGTACCTGCACAAAGAGCGCCTATGGACCTGAGGGGTGCAGCAGTGGCCGCCCACCGGCAGATCGTCCTGTCCGCCGGCATGGGAATGGGCGGGGCCGGCATGATGCGCTTCACCATCAACGGCAGGGAGTTCGATCCGGCCAGGA
Encoded here:
- a CDS encoding aldo/keto reductase codes for the protein MDYRPLGRTGVQVSPLCLGAMMFGPWGNNDRADATRIIHRALDAGINFIDTADVYSGGASEEIVGEALAGRRDDAFLATKFFMPMDEKDPNQRGGSRRWIMREVENSLRRLNTDYIDLYQVHRPSPDTDVEETLGALTDLVRQGKVRYIGSSSYSGSQIVEAQWASRQRNLERFVTEQPPYSILVRGIEEDVLPTVQRHGMGTLTYSPLAGGWLSGRWRKDSASRPTSSARPSARFDMTQPANQRKLDIVEELAQVAEWAGVTLIEMAIAFVINHPGVTSAIVGPRTMEQLESYLPAADTVLAPEVLDRIDQLVAPGVTVNPDDNSYGAHELTPNARRRHRH
- a CDS encoding oxidoreductase; translated protein: MATWLITGCSTGLGRALAEAVLASGHNAVVTARNVDTVQDITAGFPDTALPLALDVTDKAQIAAAVKQAEEKFGSIDVLVNNAGYGYRAAVEEADDGDIRRLFDTNFFGAVDMVKAVLPGMRANKAGSILNISSIGARITPPGSGYYAATKAALEGMSGSLRSELKPLGINVTAIEPGGFRTDFAGRSLTQSASAIGDYADTAGRRRKEHDTAHGNQPGDPDKAARAIIAVVESPNPPGLLVLGTDAFGAFGKVAEAQRAELEQWQELSTSTDITD
- a CDS encoding SHOCT domain-containing protein; amino-acid sequence: MMWGYGQGAGWWLWAILTLLGIALLVIVAVRVFGGGIRSGGQGREGPPASTARQILDERFARGELTAEQYREQLRVLGEGR
- a CDS encoding multicopper oxidase family protein; translation: MRPISRRQALLLGGLGAAGTVAGGAGLIWSLSSPAARPPGGNLIQPEELRSGNGQLPVRLAAGPAQVQLGGRQATALAYNGSVPGPTLRLKAGDTLRISLANGMSQPTNLHVHGLHVSPENNGDNVFAAVAPGTSFDYEYRLPADHPPGLYWYHPHHHGMVADQVFAGLYGAIIVEDPEPIEASAECVLVVSDTSVDGLGNISATSAMGRMAGREGELLLVNGQINPQFTSRPGQRERWRVVNACVARYLQLRLDGQQMQLLGMDSGRLGEPRQVEDLVLTPGSRADLLITTKAGTSSLRAFQYNRGSTAGMMGQGPGPLGPAEPADGVALASFQVAGEAAPPQAAVPAQRAPMDLRGAAVAAHRQIVLSAGMGMGGAGMMRFTINGREFDPARTDITAAAGTVEEWTLINSSTMDHAFHLHVWPMQVVEQNGQRDSSPDWRDVVNLPANGRITVRVAFADFRGRSAYHCHILDHEDLGMMGAIEVR